A region from the Flavobacteriales bacterium genome encodes:
- a CDS encoding glycosyltransferase family 39 protein: MDRRRVLIAWAGLLVVHALGVLVPVMDVDAAQYASMSAQMLREGNWLQVFDREVSYLDKPPLVFWLSACSIHLFGQVAWAYKLPSVLFAFAGCWGVFKFTRLHHDGRTAHLAALMYGSSVALLQMTNDVRCDTLLTANVILATWAGMAWLGQRQLKHLLLGALFIGLAMLAKGPIGAVVPGLAIGGHLAITGQWRALSDARLLLVPLVIGAMLAPMCYALYLQHGWQGVQFFFWEQSFGRITGSNRWHDDSTGFFFLHTLVWVAAPWTLFIVYGTVKELFGVVRRKSRVPEYASLCGAVLTLTALSFSHYKLPHYLFVLMPFACVIGARTLVGRHARIFDLLQLLLALLTFGLGSWLALVAFPNSGTPWAVAAGLCCIVALVVYARSREHARALWPTFIITIGAALVINGHFYPTLLRYQAGTQVGDKVRELGVAQADLRNFATLSRALDFHAGYRVEWLRDIREASESIRPGRYVYCNDEGREALIRAGHPPLQEWSFPAFPVQVVTIDFLLPARRPSVVGTHYLLRY, from the coding sequence GTGGACCGCAGACGTGTCCTTATCGCCTGGGCAGGGCTGTTGGTAGTGCATGCCTTGGGCGTGCTGGTGCCGGTGATGGATGTGGATGCGGCGCAGTATGCGAGCATGAGCGCGCAGATGCTGCGCGAAGGCAACTGGCTACAGGTGTTCGACAGGGAGGTATCCTACTTGGACAAACCGCCTCTCGTGTTCTGGCTTAGCGCCTGCTCCATACACCTGTTCGGACAGGTCGCCTGGGCCTACAAACTGCCCAGCGTACTATTCGCCTTTGCCGGTTGCTGGGGCGTATTCAAGTTCACTCGTCTGCACCACGACGGACGCACGGCACACCTCGCGGCGCTCATGTACGGCAGCTCCGTTGCGCTGCTGCAAATGACCAATGATGTCCGCTGCGATACGCTGCTCACCGCCAACGTGATCCTCGCAACCTGGGCAGGGATGGCCTGGTTGGGCCAACGGCAACTGAAGCACCTCCTGCTCGGTGCGTTGTTCATCGGCTTGGCCATGCTGGCCAAGGGGCCCATCGGTGCGGTGGTGCCGGGCCTCGCCATCGGAGGCCATCTCGCCATCACCGGTCAATGGCGTGCACTAAGTGATGCGCGCTTGCTGCTGGTGCCTTTGGTCATCGGGGCGATGCTGGCCCCGATGTGCTACGCACTCTACCTGCAGCACGGATGGCAAGGTGTGCAGTTCTTCTTCTGGGAACAGAGCTTCGGTCGCATTACCGGAAGCAACCGCTGGCATGATGACAGCACCGGGTTCTTCTTCCTGCATACGCTTGTATGGGTAGCCGCGCCGTGGACGCTCTTCATCGTCTATGGCACGGTAAAAGAGTTATTCGGTGTGGTGCGCCGCAAGTCGCGGGTACCGGAATATGCGAGCCTGTGCGGAGCCGTACTCACCCTCACGGCGCTCAGCTTCTCGCACTACAAACTGCCGCACTATCTCTTTGTGCTGATGCCCTTTGCGTGCGTCATTGGGGCGCGTACACTGGTCGGGCGCCACGCACGGATCTTCGACCTCTTGCAACTGCTGCTGGCACTGTTGACCTTTGGTCTTGGATCATGGTTGGCCTTGGTCGCATTCCCCAATAGCGGCACTCCTTGGGCGGTGGCGGCGGGTCTTTGCTGCATTGTAGCACTGGTCGTTTATGCCCGAAGCCGGGAACACGCCCGCGCTTTGTGGCCGACGTTCATAATAACCATCGGCGCTGCGCTCGTCATCAACGGACACTTCTACCCCACCCTGCTCCGTTATCAGGCCGGCACACAAGTGGGTGATAAGGTGCGCGAGCTCGGTGTGGCCCAAGCCGACCTGCGCAACTTCGCCACGTTGAGCCGTGCACTCGACTTCCACGCCGGATACCGCGTAGAATGGCTGCGGGACATCCGCGAAGCCAGCGAGAGCATCCGTCCCGGGCGCTACGTCTATTGCAACGACGAAGGTCGCGAGGCTCTCATCCGCGCAGGGCACCCCCCCCTTCAAGAATGGTCGTTCCCGGCGTTCCCAGTCCAGGTCGTCACCATCGACTTCCTGCTGCCAGCACGCCGCCCTTCCGTCGTCGGGACGCACTACTTGCTGCGGTACTGA
- a CDS encoding DUF2167 domain-containing protein: MSILPSIVLAIPFAIADTPDPTDTLSSVPTGDLSDSSALMFMAYVDSVEGSFKWQTGAVPLADGAATINVPAGFKFLDAAQSAVVLVEHWGNPSAEGTLGMLFPENEGVLDEGGYAFIITYDEMGFVEDGDAADINYDDMLVQLKEEDKTDNQARAQMGYDPVYTIGWASKPYYDNSKKVLHWAKELQFGDSTTSNTLNYNVRILGRKGVLQLNAVSDMSELDNVKANIPAVLSMATFNDGYRYDQFDDSTDEIAALSVGGLVAGKVLAKAGLFAGLGKFLKFIILGIIAAGAGIWRLISGRKKNAVPEGAQIIKP; the protein is encoded by the coding sequence ATGAGCATCCTGCCGAGCATCGTACTCGCGATCCCGTTCGCAATAGCCGACACGCCAGACCCCACCGACACGTTGTCCTCAGTGCCCACCGGTGACCTGAGTGATTCCTCCGCGTTGATGTTCATGGCCTATGTGGACAGCGTGGAGGGCAGCTTCAAGTGGCAGACCGGTGCCGTGCCCTTGGCCGATGGGGCGGCTACCATCAATGTACCCGCAGGATTCAAGTTCCTCGATGCCGCTCAGTCAGCTGTGGTACTGGTGGAACATTGGGGCAATCCCAGCGCCGAAGGCACATTGGGCATGCTCTTCCCGGAGAACGAAGGTGTACTGGATGAAGGCGGCTATGCCTTCATCATCACCTACGACGAGATGGGATTCGTGGAAGACGGTGATGCTGCGGACATCAACTACGACGACATGTTGGTGCAGTTGAAGGAAGAGGACAAGACCGACAACCAAGCGCGCGCCCAAATGGGCTACGACCCCGTTTACACCATTGGCTGGGCGTCCAAACCGTATTACGACAACTCGAAGAAGGTGCTGCACTGGGCCAAGGAGCTCCAATTCGGCGACAGCACGACGAGCAATACCCTCAACTACAACGTCCGCATCCTGGGCCGGAAAGGCGTGCTCCAGTTGAACGCTGTGAGCGATATGTCCGAACTCGACAACGTGAAGGCCAACATTCCGGCCGTGTTGTCCATGGCCACGTTCAACGACGGCTACCGCTATGACCAGTTCGATGATAGCACGGACGAGATCGCGGCGCTGTCCGTGGGTGGACTTGTTGCTGGCAAGGTGCTGGCAAAAGCCGGGTTGTTCGCTGGTCTGGGCAAGTTCCTGAAGTTCATCATCCTGGGTATCATTGCCGCAGGAGCTGGCATCTGGCGCCTGATCAGCGGACGCAAGAAGAACGCTGTACCCGAAGGCGCACAGATCATCAAGCCGTGA
- a CDS encoding DUF2911 domain-containing protein — MKRTSIFALSLALAATAPAQNLPAPSPLCKVEQIVGLTKVTVEYSRPSARDRGVFGELVPFNTLWRTGANACTKISFDGPMDFSGQVVPAGKYAVLSTPAKDGWLIYLNSDTTLGGTDGYDEAKNVATLKAEAQETGSYTETFTIGFDAVKDDHAVLQFRWEKTQISVPFHADALEQGKRNITEAMAAKEVKAGTYHRCARFYLDRNIDAKQALEWAKKSDSMEQRYWVKHTLALCYAANGMKAEAITTAKESMEMASKDGDAQYVKLNEQKIAEWSK; from the coding sequence ATGAAACGCACCAGCATCTTTGCCCTTTCGCTCGCCTTAGCGGCGACAGCACCAGCACAGAACCTGCCCGCACCCAGCCCGCTCTGCAAAGTGGAGCAGATCGTGGGTCTCACCAAAGTCACCGTGGAATACAGCCGCCCCAGCGCGCGCGACCGCGGTGTATTCGGGGAACTCGTCCCCTTCAACACCCTTTGGCGCACAGGGGCCAATGCTTGCACCAAGATCTCTTTCGATGGCCCGATGGACTTCAGCGGACAGGTGGTCCCCGCCGGGAAATATGCCGTGTTGAGCACGCCCGCGAAGGATGGTTGGCTCATTTATCTGAACAGCGATACCACCTTGGGAGGAACCGACGGGTACGACGAAGCCAAGAACGTGGCCACATTGAAGGCCGAGGCCCAGGAGACCGGATCGTACACGGAGACCTTCACCATTGGTTTTGATGCCGTGAAGGACGACCATGCTGTTCTCCAGTTCCGCTGGGAGAAAACCCAGATATCGGTGCCGTTCCATGCCGATGCGCTGGAGCAGGGCAAACGCAACATTACCGAAGCAATGGCGGCCAAGGAAGTGAAAGCCGGCACCTACCATCGCTGCGCGCGCTTCTACCTTGATCGTAACATCGATGCGAAGCAGGCTCTGGAGTGGGCCAAGAAGTCGGACAGCATGGAGCAACGGTACTGGGTGAAACACACCCTCGCACTTTGCTACGCGGCCAACGGAATGAAGGCTGAAGCCATCACCACGGCCAAGGAGAGCATGGAAATGGCCTCGAAGGACGGCGATGCACAATACGTGAAGTTGAACGAGCAGAAGATCGCGGAGTGGAGCAAGTGA
- the clpX gene encoding ATP-dependent Clp protease ATP-binding subunit ClpX: protein MDKKEVKCSFCGRDKQDTNVLIAGITGHICDSCIGQAQNIIAEELSQRKRADIAGSMILQRPADIKKHLDEYVIGQDEAKKVLSVAVYNHYKRLMQKPASTSDEVEIEKSNIILVGETGSGKTLLAKTIARMLNVPFAIADATVLTEAGYVGEDVESILSRLLQAADYDVAKAERGIVFIDEIDKISRKSDTPSITRDVSGEGVQQALLKLLEGSTVNVPPQGGRKHPEQKLIQVDTRNILFVCGGAFDGIQKMIARRVKSTAVGYQASRDSARIDDEHLLQYVSPQDLRSYGLIPELIGRFPVLTYLEPLDRESLRRILTEPKNALIKQYVKLFEMDKVKLTFDKKVLDFIVERAIDYKLGARGLRSICEAIMTDAMYEMPGATDRPADLRITLSYAREKFERSRMSQLKVA, encoded by the coding sequence ATGGACAAAAAGGAAGTGAAGTGCTCGTTCTGCGGACGTGATAAGCAGGACACGAACGTGCTTATCGCTGGTATCACCGGGCACATCTGCGACAGCTGCATCGGACAGGCGCAGAACATCATCGCCGAAGAACTGAGCCAGCGGAAACGTGCCGACATCGCGGGTAGCATGATCCTGCAACGGCCTGCTGACATCAAAAAGCACTTGGACGAGTATGTGATCGGCCAGGACGAGGCCAAGAAGGTGCTGAGCGTTGCGGTGTACAACCACTACAAGCGCTTGATGCAGAAGCCTGCCTCCACATCCGATGAGGTGGAGATCGAGAAGAGCAACATCATCCTGGTAGGCGAAACCGGCAGCGGCAAAACACTCCTGGCCAAGACCATCGCCCGAATGCTGAACGTGCCCTTCGCCATTGCCGACGCCACGGTACTCACCGAAGCCGGGTATGTGGGCGAAGACGTGGAGAGCATACTTAGCCGCCTACTGCAAGCCGCCGACTACGATGTTGCTAAGGCCGAGCGCGGGATCGTGTTCATTGACGAGATCGATAAGATCAGCCGTAAGAGCGACACGCCGAGCATCACCCGCGACGTCAGCGGCGAAGGCGTGCAGCAAGCGCTGCTGAAACTGCTTGAAGGAAGCACGGTGAACGTGCCCCCGCAGGGAGGCAGAAAACACCCCGAGCAGAAGCTCATCCAGGTTGACACGCGGAACATCCTCTTCGTCTGCGGTGGTGCCTTCGACGGCATCCAGAAGATGATCGCGCGCCGCGTGAAGAGCACTGCGGTGGGCTACCAGGCAAGCCGCGACAGCGCACGCATCGACGACGAGCACTTGCTGCAATACGTTAGCCCGCAGGACCTCCGATCCTACGGCTTGATCCCCGAGCTCATCGGCCGCTTCCCCGTGCTCACCTACTTGGAACCCCTTGACCGCGAGAGTTTGCGCAGGATCCTGACCGAGCCCAAGAACGCGCTCATCAAGCAGTACGTGAAGCTTTTCGAAATGGACAAGGTGAAGCTCACCTTCGACAAAAAAGTGCTCGACTTCATCGTGGAGCGTGCCATCGATTACAAGCTCGGGGCCCGCGGCCTCCGTTCCATCTGCGAGGCCATCATGACCGATGCCATGTACGAGATGCCCGGTGCCACCGATCGGCCTGCCGACCTGCGCATCACGCTCAGCTACGCACGGGAGAAGTTCGAGCGCAGCCGAATGAGCCAACTGAAAGTGGCTTGA
- the clpP gene encoding ATP-dependent Clp endopeptidase proteolytic subunit ClpP, translated as MFPPDEFRKYAVKHRGISSASYDSYVSSVRADYISPTIIEERQLNVASMDVFSRLMMDRIIFLGTGINDYVSNIIQAQLLFLESADAKKDIQIYLNSPGGSVYAGLGIYDTMQYINPDVATICTGMAASMGAVLLCAGTKGKRSALKHSRVMIHQPMGGAEGQVTDMEITVREVIKLKKELYDIISQHSGQPFDRVEKDGDRDYWMTSEEAKAYGMIDELLVRNPK; from the coding sequence ATGTTCCCACCCGACGAGTTCCGGAAGTACGCGGTGAAGCACCGCGGCATCAGCAGCGCCAGCTATGACAGTTACGTGAGCAGTGTACGGGCCGACTACATCAGCCCGACGATCATCGAGGAACGCCAGTTGAACGTGGCTTCCATGGACGTGTTCAGCCGATTGATGATGGACCGCATCATCTTCCTGGGCACAGGCATCAACGACTATGTGAGCAACATCATCCAAGCGCAGTTGCTGTTCCTGGAAAGCGCCGATGCCAAGAAGGACATCCAGATCTACCTGAACAGCCCGGGCGGCAGTGTCTATGCAGGGCTCGGCATTTACGATACCATGCAGTACATCAACCCCGATGTGGCCACCATCTGCACAGGCATGGCCGCCAGCATGGGTGCCGTTCTGCTCTGCGCCGGCACCAAGGGCAAGCGCAGTGCGTTGAAGCACAGCCGGGTGATGATCCACCAACCCATGGGCGGCGCCGAAGGACAGGTGACGGACATGGAGATCACCGTGCGCGAGGTCATCAAGCTGAAGAAGGAGCTCTATGACATCATCAGCCAGCACAGCGGCCAACCCTTCGACCGGGTGGAGAAGGACGGCGACCGCGACTACTGGATGACCAGCGAGGAGGCCAAGGCCTACGGCATGATCGACGAGCTGCTGGTGCGCAACCCCAAGTAG
- the tig gene encoding trigger factor, which produces MNIEREQTGPLTATLKLKLTPEDYSPGVEAQLKEQRRTAVLPGFRPGQAPMPLIKKRVGKAVLVNEVERLIGQSIQQHIEGNRLRVLGQPLPKQDLANANNWDEPGEFNFHYEMGIAPTFDIELNGNLGVSMPVVEIDEPTLDKEISDMRRRFGKVEDATTSEANDMVIGDMIELNADGTVKEGGIMNRTTISLEFLKNEAAKALLIGKAAGDEATLDPHAVSDGHDDLARMLGVDHDRVHHLEGNFLFRIDSIKRMVSADMGQEFFDRVFGQGAVTDETAFRAKVKESLQSGFGRDTDRIFTREVLKALYDRTNIELPDTFLKRWILETSEQPTTPEEVEANYARHAEGIKRQLLQDRIVEKYGLEAKGEELDAFAKRYVADQFMQYGMPAPEGEELQKMAARLLGDREQIKRMRDSIVERKLITHFKAMLSPKEERMSLDAFINLVKKG; this is translated from the coding sequence ATGAACATCGAACGCGAACAGACCGGTCCGCTGACCGCCACGCTGAAACTGAAGCTGACCCCCGAGGACTATTCACCCGGTGTGGAAGCCCAGCTCAAAGAACAACGCCGCACTGCCGTGCTGCCCGGCTTTCGCCCTGGCCAAGCGCCCATGCCCTTGATCAAGAAACGCGTGGGCAAAGCCGTTCTGGTGAACGAAGTGGAGCGCCTTATCGGCCAGAGCATCCAGCAGCACATTGAGGGTAACCGCCTTCGTGTGCTGGGCCAGCCGTTGCCCAAGCAGGATCTCGCCAACGCCAACAACTGGGACGAGCCTGGTGAATTCAACTTCCACTATGAGATGGGCATTGCGCCCACCTTCGATATTGAACTGAACGGGAACCTGGGCGTTTCCATGCCTGTGGTTGAGATCGACGAGCCCACGCTTGACAAAGAGATCAGCGACATGCGCCGCCGCTTCGGCAAGGTGGAAGATGCGACCACGAGCGAAGCCAACGACATGGTGATCGGCGACATGATCGAGCTGAACGCCGATGGCACCGTGAAGGAGGGCGGAATCATGAACCGCACCACCATCAGCCTGGAGTTCTTGAAGAACGAAGCCGCAAAAGCCCTGCTGATCGGCAAAGCCGCAGGCGATGAAGCGACCCTGGACCCGCATGCCGTGAGCGATGGCCACGACGACCTGGCACGGATGCTGGGCGTTGACCATGACCGCGTGCACCACCTTGAGGGCAACTTCCTGTTCCGTATCGACAGCATCAAACGGATGGTGTCGGCCGACATGGGCCAGGAGTTCTTCGACCGCGTCTTCGGCCAGGGTGCGGTTACCGACGAGACGGCCTTCCGTGCCAAAGTGAAGGAGAGCCTGCAAAGCGGCTTTGGGCGGGATACCGATCGGATCTTCACCCGTGAAGTCCTGAAGGCCCTTTATGATCGCACCAACATCGAACTGCCGGACACCTTCCTGAAGCGTTGGATCCTGGAAACGAGCGAGCAACCGACCACACCCGAAGAAGTGGAGGCCAACTACGCCCGCCATGCCGAGGGCATCAAACGGCAGTTGTTGCAGGACCGCATAGTTGAGAAGTACGGCCTGGAAGCCAAGGGCGAAGAGCTCGACGCCTTCGCTAAGCGTTACGTGGCCGACCAGTTCATGCAGTACGGCATGCCCGCCCCAGAGGGTGAAGAGCTGCAGAAGATGGCCGCACGCCTCTTGGGCGACCGCGAGCAGATCAAGCGCATGCGCGACAGCATCGTGGAACGCAAGCTCATCACCCACTTCAAGGCCATGCTCAGCCCGAAGGAGGAGCGCATGAGCCTCGATGCGTTCATAAACTTGGTGAAGAAGGGTTGA
- a CDS encoding flavin reductase family protein: MKTHVLSELPVPQRHGLLLGAIGPRPIAFASTIDAQGRPNLAPFSFFNCFGSNPPTLIFSPARRGRDNTTKHTYHNVKAVPEVVINVVTYGMVQQSNVASGEYPEGVSEFEQAGFTPMASERVKPFRVKESPVQMECVVKQVIETGDQGAAGNLIICEVLVMHVNETVLNERGTIDPHKIDLVGRMSGHWYCRANGDALFELAQPMTHVGVGFGALPPEVRASKVLTGNDLGQLANCPTVPDETSVNEHKLTELSEVFIDLQGRPEELLRALHLRAQGHLQHGRTDEAWKTVLAFNNR, from the coding sequence ATGAAAACGCATGTGCTCAGCGAGTTGCCGGTGCCCCAGCGGCACGGGTTGTTGCTGGGTGCCATCGGCCCGCGGCCCATCGCGTTCGCCAGTACGATCGATGCCCAAGGCCGCCCGAACCTTGCGCCGTTCAGTTTCTTCAACTGCTTCGGCAGCAACCCGCCCACGCTCATTTTTTCACCCGCTCGCCGCGGTCGTGACAACACTACGAAGCACACCTACCACAATGTGAAGGCCGTGCCGGAGGTGGTGATCAACGTTGTGACGTACGGTATGGTGCAACAGTCCAATGTTGCAAGCGGTGAATACCCTGAGGGTGTGAGCGAGTTCGAACAGGCCGGCTTCACGCCCATGGCCAGCGAGCGCGTGAAGCCGTTCAGGGTGAAGGAAAGCCCGGTACAGATGGAGTGCGTGGTGAAACAGGTGATCGAAACCGGCGACCAAGGCGCTGCTGGCAACCTCATCATCTGTGAGGTGCTGGTGATGCACGTGAACGAAACTGTGCTCAACGAACGCGGCACCATCGATCCGCACAAGATCGACCTGGTGGGTCGCATGAGTGGCCACTGGTACTGCCGAGCCAATGGCGATGCGCTTTTTGAGCTGGCCCAGCCAATGACGCATGTTGGCGTCGGTTTCGGCGCGCTGCCGCCCGAAGTGAGAGCGAGCAAAGTACTTACGGGGAACGACCTGGGCCAATTGGCCAACTGCCCCACCGTGCCGGACGAGACAAGTGTGAACGAGCACAAGCTCACCGAACTGAGCGAAGTTTTCATTGATCTGCAAGGCCGCCCGGAAGAATTGCTGCGCGCGTTGCACCTTCGCGCACAGGGACACTTGCAGCACGGCCGCACGGATGAGGCGTGGAAAACCGTATTGGCCTTCAACAACCGATAA
- a CDS encoding DUF3127 domain-containing protein, producing MAQVTISGSIKVVGKTQQVSDKFSKRELVITEPSGQRPQHIPVEFTQDRTSLLDSFKPGDEVTVTCYVNGREWTGKDGVTKYFLSLSGNRIERAGGNAGGGGGSYQAAPPPTAADAPPAGDDDDLPF from the coding sequence ATGGCACAAGTCACCATCTCAGGAAGCATCAAAGTGGTCGGCAAGACCCAACAGGTCAGCGACAAGTTCAGCAAGCGCGAGCTCGTCATCACCGAACCAAGCGGCCAGCGCCCGCAGCACATCCCGGTCGAGTTCACGCAGGACCGCACCAGCCTGCTGGACAGTTTCAAACCCGGCGATGAAGTGACCGTAACGTGCTACGTGAACGGCCGCGAATGGACGGGCAAGGATGGTGTGACGAAGTACTTCCTCAGCCTTAGCGGCAACCGCATCGAGCGCGCCGGTGGCAACGCCGGTGGAGGAGGTGGAAGCTACCAAGCCGCTCCTCCGCCCACGGCGGCTGATGCTCCGCCCGCTGGCGACGACGACGATCTGCCGTTCTGA
- a CDS encoding glycosyltransferase yields the protein MEGWPWWIILATAALVIGQLFFALHAMRLLLGDDELPDFRPAVAPFISVVVPARNEEATISSLLGDLRVQDYPPDRFEVIVVDDGSTDATRRLAEQCVGATWRLLDLHDGFGKKAAIERAVVEARGDVVLVTDADARCGPLRLQFVARAWQRDPFDLLLMPISVATDGSWLQELQTNEQLGFMAVAAASAGGGRALIANGANMAFRRSTFELLSGFQRHRHIASGDDMFLLRSMQAANKTVAYVAAAEVLVSVRSEPTLSAFVHQRLRWAGKMRRGGIGITGIIPALALMAPVMLWASTLMLFTRPAERLAEDGWSVPAPIPVVVPLLLWLGWLLPIVVLAQTMGARIGQRASSQGLAGSLVLFSIYAPILAVLSLFLRSTWKGRRV from the coding sequence ATGGAGGGCTGGCCGTGGTGGATCATTCTAGCCACGGCGGCATTGGTGATCGGCCAGTTGTTCTTCGCCTTGCACGCCATGCGGCTACTGCTTGGTGATGATGAACTCCCCGATTTCAGGCCAGCAGTTGCTCCGTTCATCTCCGTGGTGGTGCCTGCGCGGAACGAAGAAGCAACGATCAGCTCACTGCTCGGTGATCTGCGGGTGCAGGACTATCCCCCGGACAGGTTCGAAGTGATCGTGGTGGACGACGGTTCCACGGATGCGACCCGACGGCTCGCGGAACAATGCGTTGGTGCGACTTGGAGACTGCTCGACCTGCACGACGGCTTCGGCAAGAAGGCCGCGATCGAGCGCGCGGTTGTGGAGGCCCGAGGGGACGTGGTGCTGGTGACCGATGCCGATGCCCGCTGTGGGCCACTACGATTGCAGTTCGTTGCGCGCGCTTGGCAACGTGACCCGTTCGATCTTCTATTGATGCCGATATCCGTGGCAACCGACGGAAGCTGGCTCCAAGAGCTGCAGACCAACGAACAGTTGGGCTTCATGGCCGTAGCGGCGGCTTCGGCGGGTGGTGGCCGGGCGCTCATAGCGAACGGAGCGAACATGGCCTTCCGTCGCAGCACCTTCGAATTGCTCAGCGGCTTCCAACGGCACCGGCACATTGCCAGCGGCGACGACATGTTCCTGCTCCGCAGCATGCAAGCGGCCAACAAAACCGTGGCTTACGTGGCGGCTGCTGAAGTACTGGTGAGCGTGCGATCGGAACCAACGCTCAGCGCGTTCGTTCACCAACGGCTGCGGTGGGCAGGCAAAATGCGGCGCGGCGGCATCGGCATCACCGGCATCATCCCGGCCCTGGCGCTCATGGCGCCGGTCATGCTCTGGGCAAGCACATTGATGTTGTTCACCCGCCCGGCTGAACGCCTCGCAGAGGACGGCTGGTCCGTTCCTGCTCCCATCCCGGTGGTTGTGCCACTACTGCTTTGGCTTGGCTGGCTGCTCCCGATCGTCGTGCTCGCACAAACCATGGGAGCGCGGATCGGACAACGAGCTTCCTCACAGGGCCTGGCCGGGAGCCTAGTGCTCTTCTCGATATACGCGCCGATCCTGGCCGTGCTCTCGCTTTTCCTGCGCAGCACATGGAAAGGCCGTCGCGTTTGA